The following proteins are co-located in the Colius striatus isolate bColStr4 chromosome 6, bColStr4.1.hap1, whole genome shotgun sequence genome:
- the PSMC3 gene encoding 26S proteasome regulatory subunit 6A, with the protein MASVWDESEDGVGEEVLKMSTEEIVQRTRLLDSEIKIMKSEVLRVTHELQAMKDKIKENSEKIKVNKTLPYLVSNVIELLDVDPNDQEEDGANIDLDSQRKGKCAVIKTSTRQTYFLPVIGLVDAEKLKPGDLVGVNKDSYLILETLPTEYDSRVKAMEVDERPTEQYSDIGGLDKQIQELVEAIVLPMNHKEKFENLGIQPPKGVLMYGPPGTGKTLLARACAAQTKATFLKLAGPQLVQMFIGDGAKLVRDAFALAKEKAPSIIFIDELDAIGTKRFDSEKAGDREVQRTMLELLNQLDGFQPNTQVKVIAATNRVDILDPALLRSGRLDRKIEFPMPNEEARARIMQIHSRKMNVSPDVNYEELARCTDDFNGAQCKAVCVEAGMIALRRGATELTHEDYMEGILEVQAKKKANLQYYA; encoded by the exons ATGGCGTCGGTGTGGGACGAGTCCGAG GATGGCGTCGGCGAAGAGGTGCTGAAGATGTCCACGGAGGAGATCGTGCAGCGGACGCGTCTCCTCGACAGCGAGATCAAG ATCATGAAGAGTGAGGTACTGAGAGTGACCCACGAGCTTCAGGCCATGAAAGACAAGATCAAAGAGAACAGTGAGAAGATCAAAGTGAACAAAACCTTGCCGTACCTGGTCTCTAACGTCATTGAG CTGCTGGATGTTGACCCCAATGAccaggaggaggatggagcaaaCATTGACCTGGATTCCCAGAGAAAGGGCAAGTGTGCTGTGATCAAGACCTCTACACGTCAG ACGTATTTCCTGCCTGTTATTGGCTTGGTTGATGCTGAGAAGTTGAAGCCTGGAGACCTGGTG GGAGTGAACAAAGACTCTTACTTGATCCTGGAGACTCTGCCCACCGAGTATGATTCGCGGGTGAAAGCCATGGAGGTGGATGAGCGACCCACAGAGCAGTACAGTGACATCGGCGGGCTGGATAAACAAATCCAAGAG CTCGTGGAGGCCATTGTCCTGCCCATGAATCACAAGGAGAAGTTTGAAAACTTGGGTATACAGCCACCCAAAGGAGTCCTCATGTACGGGCCTCCAGGGACAGGCAAGACACTTCTGGCTCGAGCATGTGCTGCCCAGACCAAG GCCACGTTCCTGAAGCTGGCAGGCCCGCAGCTCGTGCAGATGTTCATCGGCGACGGGGCCAAGCTGGTGCGCGACGCTTTCGCTCTGGCCAAGGAGAAAGCCCCTTCCATCATCTTCATCGACGAGCTGGACGCCATCGGCACCAAGAG GTTTGACAGCGAGAAGGCCGGTGACCGGGAGGTGCAGAGGAccatgctggagctgctgaaCCAACTCGATGGTTTCCAGCCCAACACACAAGTCAAG GTGATTGCTGCCACCAACCGGGTCGATATCCTGGACCCGGCTTTGCTCCGCTCGGGGCGGCTGGATCGCAAGATTGAGTTCCCGATGCCGAACGAGGAGGCCAGAGCCAGAATTATGCAGATCCACTCGCGCAAAATGAACGTGAG CCCCGACGTGAACTACGAGGAGCTGGCTCGCTGCACAGACGACTTCAACGGGGCACAGTGCAAGGCGGTGTGCGTGGAGGCG GGGATGATCGCCCTGCGCCGCGGGGCCACGGAGCTCACCCACGAGGACTACATGGAGGGAATCCTGGAGGTGCAGGCGAAGAAAAAAGCCAACCTGCAGTACTATGCCTGA
- the RAPSN gene encoding 43 kDa receptor-associated protein of the synapse — MHGKMGQDQTKQQIEKGLHLYQSNQTEKALRVWMRVLEKSADPAGRFRVLGCLITAHAEMGRYKDMLKFAVVQIDTARELEDPDYLTESYLNLARSNEKLCEFQKTISYCKTCLNMQGTTVSLQLNGQVSLSMGNAFLGLSIFQKALECFEKALRYAHNNDDKMLECRVCCSLGSFYAQIKDYEKALFFPCKAAELVNDYGTGWSLKYRAMSQYHMAVAYRKLGRLADAMGCCEESMKIALQHGDRPLQALCLLCFADIHRSRKDVQTAFPRYDSSLSIMTEIGNRLGLIQVLLGVTKCWMMQKELDKALESIEKAQELAEGLGNKLGLLKLHCLCERIYRTKGQQRELRDHVVKFHECVEEMELYCGMCGESIGEKNNQLQALPCSHFFHLKCLQTNGTRGCPNCRRLSVKPGYV; from the exons ATGCATGGGAAGATGGGTCAGGACCAGACAAAGCAACAGATAGAGAAAGGACTCCATCTGTACCAGTCTAACCAGACGGAAAAGGCCCTGCGAGTCTGGATGAGGGTTTTGGAGAAGTCTGCGGATCCTGCTGGCAGGTTTCGTGTTTTGGGTTGCCTCATCACTGCTCACGCAGAGATGGGCAGATACAAAGACATGCTGAAG TTCGCAGTGGTACAGATCGACACAGCCCGGGAGCTGGAAGACCCGGATTACCTTACAGAGAGCTACCTGAACCTGGCCCGCAGCAACGAGAAACTCTGCGAGTTCCAGAAGACCATCTCGTACTGCAAGACGTGCCTGAACATGCAGGGCACCACAGTGAGCCTGCAGCTGAACGGCCAGGTGAGCCTCAGCATGGGCAATGCCTTCCTGGGCCTCAGCATCTTCCAGAAGGCTTTGGAGTGCTTCGAGAAAGCTTTACGCTACGCGCACAACAACGACGACAAGATGCTGGAGTGTCGCGTGTGCTGCAGCCTCGGGAGCTTCTACGCCCAGATAAAG GACTACGAGAAAGCTTTGTTCTTCCCCTGTaaagcagctgagctggtgAATGATTACGGGACGGGCTGGAGCCTGAAGTACCGCGCCATGAGCCAGTACCACATGGCCGTGGCCTACCGCAAGCTGGGGCGCCTGGCAGATGCCATGGGCTGCTGTGAG GAGTCCATGAAGATTGCCCTGCAGCACGGTGACCGGCCTCTGCAAGCTCTGTGCCTGCTGTGCTTTGCAGACATCCACCGCAGCCGCAAAGACGTGCAG ACAGCCTTTCCTCGTTATGATTCCTCCCTGAGCATCATGACAGAGATTGGAAACCGCCTGGGGCTGATCCAGGTGCTGCTCGGAGTGACGAAGTGCTGGATGATGCAGAAAGAGCTGGACAAG GCTCTGGAAAGCATTGAGAAGGCACAAGAGCTGGCAGAGGGACTAGGGAACAAG CTTGGCCTGCTGAAGCTCCACTGCCTGTGTGAAAGGATCTATCGCACAAAGGGGCAGCAGCGGGAGTTGCGTGACCACGTCGTGAAGTTCCATGAATGTGTGGAGGAGATGGAGCTGTACTGTGGCATGTGTGGAGAGTCCATTGGGGAGAAGAACAACCAGCTCCAGGCGCTGCCTTGCTCCCACTTCTTCCACTTAAA GTGCCTCCAGACCAACGGGACCCGGGGCTGCCCCAACTGCCGCCGTTTGTCCGTGAAGCCCGGCTACGTCTGA